The following proteins are co-located in the Palaemon carinicauda isolate YSFRI2023 chromosome 3, ASM3689809v2, whole genome shotgun sequence genome:
- the LOC137638412 gene encoding F-box only protein 31-like isoform X2, producing the protein MSVLTLETLPECVILEILKKCQAKDLAAVSLTNTTLYSVTCIDTLWKHICQRELHQNVVELGNVKSYRQLYANLLHKYKSILGVYQIEWDHYGSLLEIKYDCGNIKGISVEGTVEEGKIFDDLREEVLFTVKGETYPPELICLPDNDPHSLTISVDEATGKLESRCKNSLRHLKAFMCRLEQEANIRDGDGDDFSFQRLRGFMKLRFLKEQLENDKPMISVPLILPCADDVPTSLRKNDGSIPSQIITPGLFKGDYSVHGVELILFKYISENELHGFKVTGDRNVSAGKISLKCFLDYPVNPTLEEQKSMEVLQNMPKEKRKVPVHELPKQRFKIPESVVGVQESSAVHALDYCFARYHGQCQIAYDNYQHPSFIPTNIVVFNDNLIGAVIFKLQKVSLFKRVERSFQSRIDENVKSVF; encoded by the exons ATGTCGGTGTTGACTCTGGAAACCCTTCCAGAATGTGTAATACTAGAAATACTGAAGAAATGCCAGGCTAAGGACTTGGCTGCTGTTAGCTTGACAAACACCACTTTGTATTCAGTTACCTGTATAGATACATTATGGAAGCATATTTGCCAAAGAG AACTTCATCAGAATGTGGTTGAGCTAGGCAACGTAAAATCCTACCGACAGCTTTATGCAAATT TGCTTCACAAATACAAATCCATCTTGGGCGTTTACCAGATTGAGTGGGATCATTATGGAAGCTTGCTTGAAATAAAG TATGATTGCGGCAACATTAAAGGAATAAGCGTGGAAGGAACAGTCGAGGAAGGGAAGATATTTGATGATTTACGAGAGGAAGTGCTTTTCACTGTAAAAGGAGAAACCTACCCTCCAGAGTTGATATGTCTCCCAGATAATGACCCACATTCTCTCACTATCAGTGTAGATGAG GCAACAGGCAAGTTAGAGTCTCGATGCAAGAACTCTTTACGTCATTTGAAAGCTTTTATGTGTCGGCTCGAACAAGAAGCAAACATTAGGGATGGAGATGGAGACGATTTCTCCTTTCAGAGACTAAGAGGTTTTATGAAGTTGAGATTCTTGAAAGAACAGTT GGAAAATGATAAGCCCATGATCTCAGTGCCCCTGATATTACCATGTGCAGATGACGTACCCACCAGTTTGAGAAAAAACGATGGAAGCATCCCTAGTCAGATTATCACTCCTGGGCTCTTCAAGGGTGACTACTCCGTTCATGGAGTTGAGCTGATCCTCTTCAAGTATATCAGTGAAAATGAATTGCACGGATTCAAG gTAACTGGGGACCGCAATGTTTCAGCAGGCAAGATATCCCTGAAGTGCTTTCTAGATTATCCAGTAAATCCAACACTGGAAGAACAAAAATCAATGGAGGTATTGCAGAACATgccaaaagagaaaagaaaagttcCCGTCCATGAGCTCCCCAAGCAGAGATTTAAAATCCCAGAAAGTGTCGTTGGTGTTCAAGAATCTTCTGCGGTTCATGCACTCGACTATTGTTTTGCAAG GTACCATGGACAATGTCAGATTGCTTATGATAATTATCAGCATCCCAGCTTCATCCCAACAAATATTGTAGTTTTTAATGACAACCTGATAGGTGCTGTGATATTCAAGTTACAGAAAGTGTCCCTTTTCAAAAGAGTAGAAAGATCGTTCCAATCACGTATTGATGAAAATGTAAAAAGTGTGTTCTGA